The Cryptococcus decagattii chromosome 1, complete sequence genome includes a region encoding these proteins:
- a CDS encoding cysteine synthase, which yields MVASRSASILRSVRPATLSSRAYATVAPVLSKPVNGFVGAIGNTPLIRLNRLSEETGCNILAKAEFMSPGGSIKDRAALYLVQDAEEKGLIRPGGTVVEGTAGNTGIGLAHVCRSKGYNCVIYMPDTQSQEKIDLLRMLGADVRPVPAVAFDNPQNYNHQAARYAASLENAVWTNQFDNVANRNAHIVSTGPEIWEQTDGGKLDAFICSTGTGGTLAGVTRYLTEKSNGRVEAWLADPPGSVLFNLVENGELKREGNGSITEGIGQGRVTSNLAPDLSLLSGAIHVPDSASINMIYRLLDEEGLYVGASSALNVWAAAELAKRKGKASTVVTVLCDGAYRYQARLFSRVWLESKGLVSHIPDHLQKYIVLP from the exons ATGGTCGCCTCCAGATCAGCAAGCATCCTCCGCTCGGTCCGCCCTGCTACCCTTTCAAGCAGGGCCTATGCCACCGTCGCCCCTGTCTTAAGCAAGCCCGTCAACGGTTTTGTTGGGGCCATCGGAAACACTCCTTTG ATCCGACTCAACCGTCTCTCTGAGGAGACGGGCTGCAATATCCTTGCCAAGGCCGAGTTCATGTCCCCCGGTGGTTCCATCAAGGATCGAGCTGCCCTTTACCTTGTCCAGGACGCCGAAGAGAAGGGTCTTATCCGACCTGGTGGCACCGTTGTTGAGGGTACCGCTGGTAACACTGGTATTGGTCTTGCCCACGTCTGCAGGTCCAAGGGATACAATTGTGTCATCTACATGCCCGACACTCAATCtcaggagaagattgacTTGTTAAGGATGTTGGGTGCAGATGTCAGGCCTGTCCCTG CTGTCGCTTTTGATAACCCTCAGAACTACAATCATCAGGCTGCCCGATACGCTGCTTCCCTCGAGAACGCAGTCTGGACCAACCAGTTTGACAATGTCGCCAACCGAAACGCCCACATCGTCTCTACCGGTCCTGAAATCTGGGAACAAACCGATGGCGGCAAGCTCGACGCTTTCATTTGTTCTACCGGTACTGGTGGTACCCTTGCTGGTGTGACCAGGTATTTGACTGAGAAGAGCAACGGACGTGTTGAGGCTTGGTTGGCGGACCCTCCTGGAAGTGTGTTGTTCAATTTGGTTGAAAACGGTGAGCTTAAGCGAGAAGGTAATGGCTCTATCACCGAGG GTATCGGACAAGGTCGAGTCACCAGCAACCTTGCGCCCGACCTCTCTCTCCTGTCCGGCGCTATCCACGTCCCCGACTCTGCTTCCATTAATATGATCTATCGACTTCTCGATGAGGAAGGTTTGTACGTTGGTGCATCCTCTGCTCTCAACGTCTGGGCCGCTGCAGAGCTCGCCAAGCGAAAAGGAAAGGCCAGCACCGTCGTCACTGTTCTCTGTGATGGTGCTTACCG ATACCAGGCTCGTTTGTTCTCTCGAGTCTGGCTCGAATCTAAGGGCCTAGTCTCTCATATCCCGGACCATCTCCAAAAGTACATTGTTCTTCCTTAA